GCCGGTCGGCAGCACGAGTCCGGTGGACTGCCGCGAGCAGCCAAGCCGCTCGAGCTTTTCGAACAGACGCGGCAAGGCGCTTTCCGACGACGCGGTGGCGAACAGCAGAAAGATTTCGTCCTTGAAGTAGCGCAGAAAACGGAACACGTTGAAGCCGTAGAGCCGCAACACGATGCCAAGCACCACGACCACGAAGAACGCCAGCGACAGATACATCACGACCAGCAGATAGCCGAGCGAGATCACCGCATTCATGCCGCTGCTGCCGATCGCGAATGCGATCGAGCCGAATGCGCCGAGCGGCGCGAACTTCATGATCACGTCGACGAACTTGAAGAACACCTCGGACATGCGCGTCAATGCATGTTCGACGCTGCCGCGCGTGTCGTGCCTGAGCATCAGCAGGGCGGCGCCGAAGCCGATCGAAATCACGAGCACCTGCAGCAGCGAGCCGTTCGCGAATGCGCCGACGAAGTTGTCGGGAAAGAGCGTCAGCATGAAATGCTCGAGCGACACCGGCGCGGCTTTGCCGTACTGCGCGTGAGCGGCCGCCGCGTCGGCGGCGTTCTGCGTCAGATGCATGCCGGCGCCGACGCCGGACAGATTCGCCACGACCATGCTGAACGCGAGCGCGATGGTCGAGACGATCTCGAAGTAGATCAGCGCGCGCAATCCGATGCGGCCGACGTTTTTCAGGTCGCCCGCCGCGGCAATGCCGAGCACGACGTTCAGGAACACGAGCGGCGCGACGATCATCTTGATCAGGCGCAGAAAGATGTCGCCGAGAATCTTCATATCGACCGCGAGCTTCGGCGCGATAAAGCCGAGCGCAATGCCGGCGACGATGCCTACGACGATCTGCACGCCGAGCCGCGCATAGACCGGCTGCTTCCTGCGCGATGTCGCGCTTTCTGCTTCGGGGCTGCGCGCATTCGCGGTGTCCGTATGAAATGCCATGTCGTCTCCGTTTGCCATGCCGTTCGTGGCGCGCTGGACCGTTCGACGGACGCATTGCTGCGCATCACGTCCAAATAAGTCCGTACATTTTGAATAAGTCCGGACTATATTTCCAGCATGTGGGATGGGTCAACCTCGGGTTTACCTGTATGCTTCGCGGTCAAGAAACGCCGCGCGCGCATGACTTGGCAGCGCGCCGCACGCGGGCTAGCATTAGCGCGCCCCGCGGCCGCGCGCCGCCGTGCACGCGCTGCGAACCCGGCTTCAACCGATAAGGACCGTTGTCATGAAACCCCGATATGCCGAACTGGCGGAGCAACTGATTGAGGCGATCGGCAACGGCACGTTCGAAGTCGGCGCGGCGCTGCCGAGCGAACTCGATCTTTCCGCGCAATTCGGCGTGAGCCGCGCGACCGTGCGCTCCGCGCTCGAAAGGGTTCAGGAGCTCGGACTCATCTCGCGGCGCAAGCGCGCGGGCATTCGCGTCGAAGCAAGCAAGCCGCGCGTGGCGTACGAGCAGTCGTTGTCGAGCGTCGAGGATCTGACCCAGTTCGCGGTGGTCACCGAGCGGCACGTGCAGGCCATCGGCGAAGTGTCGGCGAGCCCGACGCTCGCCGCTCAGCTAGGCGTCGA
The nucleotide sequence above comes from Paraburkholderia sp. SOS3. Encoded proteins:
- a CDS encoding cation:dicarboxylate symporter family transporter — translated: MAFHTDTANARSPEAESATSRRKQPVYARLGVQIVVGIVAGIALGFIAPKLAVDMKILGDIFLRLIKMIVAPLVFLNVVLGIAAAGDLKNVGRIGLRALIYFEIVSTIALAFSMVVANLSGVGAGMHLTQNAADAAAAHAQYGKAAPVSLEHFMLTLFPDNFVGAFANGSLLQVLVISIGFGAALLMLRHDTRGSVEHALTRMSEVFFKFVDVIMKFAPLGAFGSIAFAIGSSGMNAVISLGYLLVVMYLSLAFFVVVVLGIVLRLYGFNVFRFLRYFKDEIFLLFATASSESALPRLFEKLERLGCSRQSTGLVLPTGYAFNLDGTAVYMSLCVMFVANAYGVPLSLHQQLGLLLLMLVTSKGAATVSGGTFIVFAATVTASGMLPIEALPILFGINRFTSQAVAICNSIGNSVATLVIAKSSGEFDPIAARDEYQRVFGARPGKVI